A genomic window from Salmo salar chromosome ssa23, Ssal_v3.1, whole genome shotgun sequence includes:
- the LOC106584291 gene encoding cytochrome P450 2J2 — protein MILLAVLDCFDVKGWLVFIFVFLLVVDIVRNRTPTNFPPGPWSVPFLGNVFTGLDFKTIDKMAKDYGPVFSLRRGSDRVVFISGYKMVKEALVNQLDSFYDRPIVPLFHVTFKGIGITLSNGHMWKNQRKFAHTHLRYFGEGKKGLEHYIQLESNFLCEAFREEQGGGFNPHYILNNAVGNIISCVVFGHRFEYSDETFQKVLRLDNEVVILSGSARAQLYDAFPHIMKYLPGPHQTIHSNYQQITDFLQAEIEKHQEDWDPEDPRDYIDTYLTEIDKRKEDPKAGFNTETLVVCTLDLIEAGMESAATTLRWVLVYMMNYPEIQEKVQAEIDRVIGQSRQPTMADRPNMPFTDAVIHETQRIGNILPLGFPKMASKDTKLGEYFIPKGTVVNTNLSSVLFDKDEWETPNTFNPEHFLDSEGQFRRRDAFLPFSAGKRACVGEHLARMELFLFFSSLLQRFSLSPVSGAMPSLDGVLGFTHSPAEFLVRALPR, from the exons ATGATTCTGCTGGCGGTATTGGACTGTTTCGATGTGAAGGGCTGGCTGGTGTTTATCTTTGTGTTTCTCTTGGTGGTGGACATCGTCAGAAACAGAACTCCAACTAACTTCCCCCCTGGACCCTGGTCTGTACCTTTCCTGGGTAATGTCTTCACAGGGCTCGACTTCAAGACCATTGACAAG ATGGCTAAGGACTATGGTCCAGTGTTCAGCCTGCGTCGAGGCAGTGATAGGGTAGTGTTTATCTCAGGGTATAAGATGGTGAAGGAAGCTCTGGTCAACCAACTGGACAGTTTCTATGACCGGCCCATTGTCCCTCTGTTTCATGTCACCTTCAAAGGCATTG GTATCACTCTAAGCAACGGTCACATGTGGAAGAACCAGAGAAAGTTTGCCCATACCCACCTGCGATACTTCGGAGAAGGGAAgaagggactggagcactacatCCAGCTGGAGAGCAACTTCCTGTGTGAGGCCTTCAGAGAGGAGCAGG GGGGAGGGTTCAACCCCCACTACATCCTGAACAACGCGGTGGGGAACATTATCTCTTGTGTGGTGTTCGGCCATCGCTTCGAGTACAGCGAtgaaaccttccagaaggtcctACGCTTGGACAACGAGGTTGTGATACTATCCGGCTCTGCTCGGGCTCAG CTGTATGATGCCTTCCCACACATCATGAAATATCTGCCTGGTCCCCACCAGACCATCCACTCCAACTACCAACAGATCACCGACTTCCTTCAGGCAGAGATAGAGAAGCATCAGGAGGACTGGGATCCAGAGGACCCCCGGGACTACATAGACACATACCTCACAGAGATTGACAAG AGGAAGGAGGACCCTAAAGCTGGCTTCAACACAGAGACCCTGGTGGTGTGTACTCTGGACCTGATCGAGGCTGGGATGGAGTCCGCTGCCACCACCTTACGCTGGGTCCTGGTCTACATGATGAACTACCCAGAGATACAGG AGAAGGTCCAGGCTGAGATAGACAGAGTGATAGGACAGTCCCGCCAGCCCACCATGGCTGACAGACCCAACATGCCCTTCACTGACGCTGTCATCCATGAGACACAGAGGATAGGAAACATTTTGCCGCTGGGTTTCCCCAAGATGGCCAGCAAAGACACGAAACTTGGGGAATATTTCATACCCAAG GGGACGGTTGTCAACACCAACCTGTCTTCGGTGCTGTTTGACAAAGACGAGTGGGAAACTCCAAACACTTTCAACCCAGAGCACTTCCTGGATTCTGAAGGAcagttcagaaggagagatgccttcCTGCCTTTCTCAGCAG gtAAGCGTGCGTGTGTGGGGGAGCATCTGGCTCGTATGGAACTGTTCCTGTTCTTCTCCTCCTTGCTCCAGCGTTTCTCCTTGTCTCCGGTCTCTGGAGCCATGCCCAGTTTGGACGGTGTCCTGGGGTTCACTCACTCCCCAGCGGAGTTCCTGGTCCGAGCCCTGCCACGGTGA